AGAACTCAAATGTCTGGGGTTTGTGCGCCGCTGTGCCGATGACGACATCCGCGCCTAAATCGGCCAATTTTCGGAAGTCAAGATACTGCTGATCCAATGGCAGATAATCTTCGACCTCTTGATACTGTACGGAAACAATGACTGTTTCCACTTCTTCGGCCAGCGCTGGCAAAGCTTCTTCCAGCCAATGCCAGTCACACAGAGCCGCACCAGGACGAAGTCCCCCTAACATCGACGGATCTTCATTGACGAGCGCATAATATGGCCCTGGGAAGTTACAGGCCAGCATAGCGACATTTTCACCGGGTAAAATCAGCGGGGCTTGTGCCTGGGCGACCGTCAGGCCGCCGCCAATTGTGGCCATGCCCTGCGACACATAATAATCATAAGTCTCGGCATAAGCATTATAACCATAGTCATTGTTATGATTGCCCGTCAGCTCGACCACATCGACATCAAGCAGCGGCAGCAGGTCAAAATGAGATGGTTTGCTGCAAAAACTGGTCGGCCCACCCAGGACAGGTTCATTTGTCTGCGGGCAGGTTGGATACATACTGACTTCGTTACTGGTATGGAAAAAATCGCTGCGTTTGACGTAATCCTCAATGCCACTGGCTGCCCATTCAACGCCATTCTGGTCCAACATCGTGGTGGTATAACGCGTCAGTGCCGTCACGCCAGAAAGCGTCACACGTTGGAGCAGCGCCGGGTCATAGTTGCCGTTCGCGGCCTGTTTCGCCAATGGGTATTGCTCAAGCATATCGACAACAGGCACATCATCCACCCATAGCAGCCGCATATCCATAGCTATACGATCCATTGGCAGCAAGGTGAATGCATTGTAGTCACGCCACAGCGCGTTGCGCAAATCACTCGGCTCCACCAGACGAACCTCCGGCGAGAGGTTGAAGCCAGCAGCTTGCATCGCTGCCGCTGTCTCTGTGTCTAGTATCAGCGCTGGCAGCGCCTCCCCCTGAGCGACTCTTCCGGCTGTCTCCATGGACAAGCTCGTCATCAAACTAGGGAATGCCACCACAGGGAAATAAACCTGCCATGTTCCAGATGTGGCAGCCTGCGATGTCACCTGAGTACTTTCCAGAGTAGCTGTTGGCATTGGCACAGGTTGAGATGCCGTAGGTTGCGGCACAGTCGCCTGGGCTGTGATTTGCATAGGAGCTATGGGCGTATTGGTCGCGAAAGCGCCTATACCAGGGGGCGTGGCTGTCGGTTGTGGTGGTGTGGATGGCTCCAACCAATCCGCCGCGTAAAATGCCAGATAATCAGCAACGTAGAGGGACCAATACGTATTGTAATGCTGCCCTTCTGGCTGCACGATGTATTGATAATCCGCCCCGGCTTCTGCCATGCGCTCCGCCATCAGATCAAGGCCGGGATAGGCAAAATCATCCTTCCCGCGATCAATCCAGAAGCGCATACCCGTCAGATCGACAGTCGTTATCAGGTCCAGCGGGTTATCCGTTTCCGGCGCGTGACCAGGGTCAAAATATGCGCTGTGCCCACCAATGACAGGGAACATATCCGGGTGTTTGAGGCCGATGTTATAGGCCCAGAACCCCCCACGAGAAATCCCCCCAATAGCACGGCGGCCATCCAGCCGATAGGTCGCTTCTACCTGGGGCAGCAATTCCGTCATGAAGATATTGCCCCACGAGAGCGCATCAAACCAGTTGCGATTGGCGATGAGATTACCAAATGGCAGTACGACGACCATTGGCGGCAGCGTGCCATCAGCGATACCCGCGTTCAATACATCCTCAATGCCAAGGCGGATCCAATGCCCATCATCTTCGTTGGAGCCGTGCATCAGGTAAAGCACAGGGTAAGCCGCTTCTGATTGTTCATAACATGGCGGCGTATAAACTGTGTAATACATCGTCTGGCCTAAAAGACCGCTGGGATACGTTTCGCGCGTCGTTGTACCCGCCTTTTCCGGGCATATATCCTGAGCCGAAACAGGCAAAAAAACAGGTGCAGAAGCCACCATACCCGCGAATAGCAACAAGCAAATGAAAATCCGGCGTTTGATCATCAATTGGACCGTCACCCTCACCATGCCAATCAAAAAGGGCCCCATTATATGGAGCCCATCTTATCAGAAACGGTCAGGCTGCGTTAGCGCCTGCAACCACCTAATCGCCTGCGGCGCGCTCGCTTAGGCGATAGCCAATGCCACGCACGTTGACGATCAAATCTGTACCCTGTCCTGCTGATTTCAGCTTACGGCGCAAGTTACTGACGTGTGGACGGATCACCTCACGCGCTTCACTCTCATCGACTGTATAACCACGCACCTCGCGCACGAGTTCATGACAAGGCACAACCCGGCCACGATGGGCTGCAAGGTACAACAGCAAGTCAAATTCTGTAGGCGTCAAATCAATCGGCTTGTCATCAACCGAAATCTGGTACCGTCCCGGGTATACCGTCAGAGGGCCAAGCTTCATGGTGCTGCCGTTTGTATCCGGCATGGACTGGCGATAATCAATTTCATCGCGGTCAACCGTCGGCGTTGCGCTGAGCGCGGCGTTCGAAGCTTCGATATCGGCGCGCGTCAGTTCAAACACATCGGATTTAATCGTATCCAGCAAACGCCGACGGCGCTTAAGGTTGCGCGCACGCTCAATACCGCGTGCGACACTCTGGCGAATATCCTGGCTTGAACTGGGCTTAATCAGGTAATCATGCGCACCCAGACGAAGCGCTTCGACAGCCGTCCCGAGGCTGGCATAGCCCGTCATCAAGATCACAATGGCATCTGGCGATGCTTCTTTAACCCGGCGAAGCAGCTCTACACCGTCAATTCCCTGCATACGGATGTCGGTCAGAACCACATCGAATTCCTGGCTGGTGAGTAGTTCCAGGGCTTCTTCACCGCTGGCAGATTCACTCACCATATAACCAACACGCTGCAGCGTTTTGCTGACAGAGTATCGGTTTGCCCCTTCATCATCTACGACCAAGACATTGGCAGTAGGCTGATTTGAAACCATATGTCTTTCCATTATAAGAGTCCCGAATTTATTGTAGCCTTATCCTTTCTTAAGGATAGCTTATTTAGAGTTGCGAGGCAAGTTTTTTTCGTCGCTAATGAAGTATGAACCTCAATAATTAATCCTTTTTTATCCTTTTACAGCTCTTTTTCTAACCATATCCATACGGTTTTGTGATGAATTTCCGTATCGGCTTGCATTGCTAAGTAATACCACCCATCTGGCAGCAAGGCTGCGACAATTCTTTCCTTAATACTTCCGCTAAGTGCCAGCAGAGGCAGCCGATCACGCACATGTTGAGGGACTTTGCGGTCAATTAACCACTTTTTGAGCTTGCGATGCTTGCCAAATAATCCTGGGGGCTGAACAACATCCCCTGGACGCCTCACACGTAATATCAGCTCCATACCTTCTGGCAGCGCAACAGCGAACCCGGTTGGATGAGGCTCCGTTGACGTATGCAGGCCAATCCCTGGTGCAATAGGGGTTCGCCCATTTACAACCACCTCAATGACATCATGGGCCATCTGCACATAATCGCCTAACGGCAGCGCCATATCGCCATGCTCAAAAAATAATGACGCATATCCAACGCGCATCCGCCAGCCCTGGCTAAACTCGCTCACCTGCCCGACCTGGCCGCGATTGGCAACATCAACGGCTGCTAGAATGCGCTCGTGGCTGAGATCACTATCCGGGGCCAACTGCCCAACGGCAAACAAGATCGCACGGCGCTGCATCGCCGGATGCCAGGTTGTGAACGAACTTAATGCAATCGCTATACGGTCCCCTGTACGCTGGCAGTGAGGCTGTATATCGCGCTCGAACTGCGCCTGGAGATAAGCCTCATCGACAGTCGCAGATTCAGCCAATTGAGAGAGCGCCTGAGCAACCTGGGGATTCAGCACCCGCAGTTGCGGCATAATCAGGTGACGGACAGCATTGCGTGTATAAGTTGTATCCGCATTGGTAGTATCCTGACGCGGCACAAGTTGATGCTGTCTGCAATAAGCTTCTAGTTCAGCACGGGATACGCTCAGCAATGGACGCAGCAGGGTTATTCCCGTGTGGCCTGGCACCTGACTTATGGTCTGCATGCCACGCAGACCGCGTAAGCCCGATCCACGCATAATATGTAGTAATATACTCTCTGCTTGATCATCAGCGTGGTGTGCCGTGACAACAGCGCCCTGGCCGACTTTTTGCACCACAGAAGCGAGAAAATCGTATCGTAACATGCGTGCTGCCAGTTCAATACTCAGGTGATGCTCAGCAGCATAGCCTGGAACATCGGCTGTATGCTGCGTGACGGGTAAGCCAAGCTGCTGGGCCGTCTGCACGACAAAAGCGGCATCATCGGCCCCGGCTTGCCCGCGCAAGCCATGATCCAGGGTGGCGACATGGTATTGAATAGAAGACGTCTCGCCTAATTTTGCACAAATATGCAGCAGAGCGAGCGAATCCAGGCCGCCTGACACCGCCAAGACATAGATAACGTCAGGTGAACGGCGCTTGTATTGTTCTAAAACGTTGAGTACAGTTTGCGGGATCATAATGAATATCATCGTTGCTGGTGCGCGCAACCGTGTTTATAAAACACCCGCCATAGGGCTACATCGACTGATGTACAGCGACTGTGTTATAATCTGGCGCGGGTTGACGCCGCCTAGGAGTTCAATGTGCTAAGTCCACTCGATTATTTTTTTGGCTTATTTTCACTAGACATCGGCATCGACCTCGGCACCGCCTATACCCTGGTTTATGTGCGGGGTAAGGGGATTGTCATCAATGAGCCTTCATTTGTGGCCTTGAATAGGCGCACGCGTGAACCCATTGAGGTTGGTGCACGCGCCAAAGAGATGTGGAGCAAGAACCCCAAAGACATCCTCATTGTACGGCCATTACGAGATGGTGTCATCAGCGAATACGACATCACCGCCCGTATGCTGGATTATCTCATCCGCAAGGCACACGAGCAAAGTTGGGTACCGATCCCACGCCCGCGCGTCGTTGTTGGCATCCCAACAGGCGTTACAGAAGTTGAAAAGCGCGCTGTTATCGAAGCCACAATTGATGCAGGCGCACGTGAAGCACGGTTAATCGAAGAACCTGTCGCGGCGGCTGTGGGTGCGGGCCTCCCTGTGTTAGAAACACGTGGCAGCATGATCGTTGATATTGGCGGTGGCACGACAGAAGTCGCGCTCTTCTCGCTTGGTGGCGTCGTGATCAGCCGTTCAATCCGTGTCGCAGGCGATGAAATGGACGAAGACATCGTCCAGTATATGCGTAACAAGCATAATCTGCTTATCGGCGAGCCTACTGCTGAAAAAGTCAAAATGGAAATTGGCTCCGCCTTCCCGCTGCCCCAAGAGCTCACGTATAACGTTAAAGGTCGCAACCTGACCACAGGCCTACCGGATGCTGTCGAAGTCAGTTCGATTGAAATTCGGGAAGCAATCAGCGGCTCTGTGAACATCCTGATCGATACGGTAAAGGATGCCCTTGATGATACGCCGCCGGAACTGGTAGCGGATCTTATGGAAAGTGGTATTTGTATCGCAGGTGGTGGCGCTTTGTTGAAGGGTATCGCTTCGCGCATTAGCCAGGAAGTCAACATTCGCGCCTACATTGCTGACGACCCGATGACATGCGTTGCCCGTGGCGCTGGGCGCATTCTGGAAGATTATAATAACCTGAGCCGGTTGCTCGTCGGCCCAGAGCGAGGCAGCACACACCATTAGAAACGAAATCCCGTCAGCAACTGGCAGAGACTTTCATCAATGGACTAATCTGACGTAAGCACTACGCCTTGAATTGACTATCAGCGGTATCCCGTGCCACTG
The Phototrophicus methaneseepsis DNA segment above includes these coding regions:
- a CDS encoding rod shape-determining protein, producing MLSPLDYFFGLFSLDIGIDLGTAYTLVYVRGKGIVINEPSFVALNRRTREPIEVGARAKEMWSKNPKDILIVRPLRDGVISEYDITARMLDYLIRKAHEQSWVPIPRPRVVVGIPTGVTEVEKRAVIEATIDAGAREARLIEEPVAAAVGAGLPVLETRGSMIVDIGGGTTEVALFSLGGVVISRSIRVAGDEMDEDIVQYMRNKHNLLIGEPTAEKVKMEIGSAFPLPQELTYNVKGRNLTTGLPDAVEVSSIEIREAISGSVNILIDTVKDALDDTPPELVADLMESGICIAGGGALLKGIASRISQEVNIRAYIADDPMTCVARGAGRILEDYNNLSRLLVGPERGSTHH
- the tilS gene encoding tRNA lysidine(34) synthetase TilS; translated protein: MIPQTVLNVLEQYKRRSPDVIYVLAVSGGLDSLALLHICAKLGETSSIQYHVATLDHGLRGQAGADDAAFVVQTAQQLGLPVTQHTADVPGYAAEHHLSIELAARMLRYDFLASVVQKVGQGAVVTAHHADDQAESILLHIMRGSGLRGLRGMQTISQVPGHTGITLLRPLLSVSRAELEAYCRQHQLVPRQDTTNADTTYTRNAVRHLIMPQLRVLNPQVAQALSQLAESATVDEAYLQAQFERDIQPHCQRTGDRIAIALSSFTTWHPAMQRRAILFAVGQLAPDSDLSHERILAAVDVANRGQVGQVSEFSQGWRMRVGYASLFFEHGDMALPLGDYVQMAHDVIEVVVNGRTPIAPGIGLHTSTEPHPTGFAVALPEGMELILRVRRPGDVVQPPGLFGKHRKLKKWLIDRKVPQHVRDRLPLLALSGSIKERIVAALLPDGWYYLAMQADTEIHHKTVWIWLEKEL
- a CDS encoding CapA family protein, whose product is MGPFLIGMVRVTVQLMIKRRIFICLLLFAGMVASAPVFLPVSAQDICPEKAGTTTRETYPSGLLGQTMYYTVYTPPCYEQSEAAYPVLYLMHGSNEDDGHWIRLGIEDVLNAGIADGTLPPMVVVLPFGNLIANRNWFDALSWGNIFMTELLPQVEATYRLDGRRAIGGISRGGFWAYNIGLKHPDMFPVIGGHSAYFDPGHAPETDNPLDLITTVDLTGMRFWIDRGKDDFAYPGLDLMAERMAEAGADYQYIVQPEGQHYNTYWSLYVADYLAFYAADWLEPSTPPQPTATPPGIGAFATNTPIAPMQITAQATVPQPTASQPVPMPTATLESTQVTSQAATSGTWQVYFPVVAFPSLMTSLSMETAGRVAQGEALPALILDTETAAAMQAAGFNLSPEVRLVEPSDLRNALWRDYNAFTLLPMDRIAMDMRLLWVDDVPVVDMLEQYPLAKQAANGNYDPALLQRVTLSGVTALTRYTTTMLDQNGVEWAASGIEDYVKRSDFFHTSNEVSMYPTCPQTNEPVLGGPTSFCSKPSHFDLLPLLDVDVVELTGNHNNDYGYNAYAETYDYYVSQGMATIGGGLTVAQAQAPLILPGENVAMLACNFPGPYYALVNEDPSMLGGLRPGAALCDWHWLEEALPALAEEVETVIVSVQYQEVEDYLPLDQQYLDFRKLADLGADVVIGTAAHKPQTFEFYQTQRGDRSLIHYGLGNLFFDQPFWGNSRFFMDTIYVYGGRLQAVELFPGLIEEQARPRLMTPDEREAFLYFMFRQQNGF
- a CDS encoding response regulator transcription factor; protein product: MVSNQPTANVLVVDDEGANRYSVSKTLQRVGYMVSESASGEEALELLTSQEFDVVLTDIRMQGIDGVELLRRVKEASPDAIVILMTGYASLGTAVEALRLGAHDYLIKPSSSQDIRQSVARGIERARNLKRRRRLLDTIKSDVFELTRADIEASNAALSATPTVDRDEIDYRQSMPDTNGSTMKLGPLTVYPGRYQISVDDKPIDLTPTEFDLLLYLAAHRGRVVPCHELVREVRGYTVDESEAREVIRPHVSNLRRKLKSAGQGTDLIVNVRGIGYRLSERAAGD